In Candidatus Roseilinea sp., one DNA window encodes the following:
- the rsfS gene encoding ribosomal silencing factor RsfS, whose product MTSQSAQDSLALARAVVSAAADKKAENILLLDLRNLSTVADYFVVCSGASERQLRAIAEGIEEQVHKECHVDAHHIEGLTGGGWILVDYRDVVVHIFSPSQRAYYNLEALWSKAPVLLRMQ is encoded by the coding sequence ATGACTTCGCAGTCCGCACAGGACAGTCTGGCTCTCGCGCGCGCCGTGGTCTCTGCTGCCGCTGACAAGAAAGCCGAAAATATCCTCTTGCTCGATCTCCGAAATCTCTCCACGGTCGCCGACTACTTCGTTGTGTGTTCCGGCGCCAGCGAGCGTCAATTGCGCGCTATTGCCGAAGGCATCGAAGAGCAGGTGCACAAAGAGTGTCACGTAGACGCCCATCATATCGAAGGTTTAACCGGCGGCGGTTGGATCCTGGTGGACTACCGCGACGTCGTGGTGCACATCTTCTCGCCTAGCCAGCGCGCTTACTATAACCTAGAGGCGTTGTGGTCCAAGGCGCCCGTGCTATTGCGCATGCAGTGA
- the dapA gene encoding dihydrodipicolinate synthase family protein, with translation MNDRKPWRGVFAIPLTPWTDDDEIDEDTLRAEIEFIIACGARGVIGPILVSEFQALDEAERRTFMRILVEQTNRRVPVIVNVAGVNTAQAVGYARYAREIGADGVIAMPPYALRYDLARTRDYLRQVAAAVQMPVMIQNADIAPLSPDQVVALCSEIEHVRWVKEEVSPRHRSIGALAAKRSPYVHGIMGGGGGQYIITEYARGACGTIIAPEICDVVQRIWDLLDAGASDEAATWYERALPAINLEFAMGMAFAKYVMVKRGVFKNYRMRAQADPLDADDVQEIERVYARLEPHLIWKLLT, from the coding sequence ATGAATGACCGCAAACCTTGGCGCGGTGTGTTTGCAATCCCGCTCACGCCGTGGACCGACGACGACGAAATTGACGAAGACACGCTGCGCGCCGAGATCGAGTTCATCATCGCCTGCGGCGCGCGCGGCGTGATCGGCCCGATCCTCGTCAGCGAGTTCCAGGCGCTGGACGAAGCCGAGCGCCGGACGTTCATGCGCATCTTGGTCGAGCAAACGAACCGGCGCGTGCCGGTGATCGTGAACGTGGCCGGCGTGAACACGGCGCAAGCGGTGGGCTACGCCCGCTACGCCCGCGAGATCGGCGCCGACGGCGTGATCGCCATGCCGCCCTACGCCTTGCGCTACGATCTGGCGCGGACGCGCGATTACCTGCGGCAAGTGGCCGCGGCCGTGCAGATGCCGGTGATGATTCAGAACGCCGACATTGCGCCGCTATCACCTGATCAGGTGGTCGCGTTGTGCAGCGAGATAGAGCATGTGCGTTGGGTAAAAGAAGAAGTCAGCCCACGCCATCGCAGCATCGGCGCGCTCGCCGCAAAGCGCAGCCCGTATGTGCACGGCATCATGGGTGGCGGCGGCGGGCAATACATCATCACCGAGTATGCGCGCGGTGCGTGTGGCACGATCATCGCGCCGGAAATCTGTGACGTGGTGCAACGCATCTGGGATCTGCTCGACGCCGGCGCGTCGGACGAAGCCGCGACGTGGTATGAGCGCGCGCTGCCGGCGATCAACCTCGAATTTGCGATGGGCATGGCCTTCGCCAAATACGTCATGGTCAAGCGCGGTGTATTCAAGAACTACCGCATGCGCGCGCAGGCCGACCCGCTCGACGCCGACGACGTTCAGGAGATCGAGCGCGTCTACGCGCGGTTGGAGCCGCACTTGATCTGGAAGCTGCTGACATGA
- the minE gene encoding cell division topological specificity factor: MSALARPSNTQHLKAMNFFERLFGKRSSAQTAKQRLQLVLVHDRAEIPPGVLALIKDDIIAVISRRVNIDREHVVVNVTHEDKASKLVVDIPLLSGADGQAAGRARGEAHRPNRRTTSTSS; encoded by the coding sequence ATGAGCGCATTGGCCCGCCCTTCGAACACACAGCACCTGAAAGCCATGAACTTCTTCGAACGACTCTTCGGCAAACGCAGCAGCGCACAAACCGCCAAGCAGCGGCTTCAACTGGTGCTGGTGCACGACCGCGCCGAAATTCCCCCAGGCGTGCTGGCGCTCATCAAGGATGACATCATCGCCGTGATCTCGCGCCGCGTGAACATAGACCGCGAACACGTGGTCGTGAACGTCACGCACGAGGACAAGGCGAGTAAGCTGGTGGTGGACATCCCGCTGCTGAGCGGCGCCGACGGTCAGGCGGCCGGACGTGCTCGGGGGGAGGCGCATCGCCCGAACCGGCGCACCACCTCGACCTCGTCCTGA
- the minC gene encoding putative septum site-determining protein MinC: MIAIKGFKQGLLVIFSGPSDEPWLTRLRELEAKLSANPGFFKGGSVAFDVKGASLDEDDLRRSIALLESYEVTLWAVLSQDAATCARVRALGLADRLTPLEPVAVPLPPHAHDIARTSVTTPLPTVEPPARAAPPEEHPTEGTDGLLVRRRVRSGQVLRHPGHIVVIGDVNPGAQLIAGGDIIVWGKLQGSAHAGALGDDRAVICALEMSPSFIRIADATRTPRLGERRSRPRAVSAEMARIEDQQIVFVAWDKVTRIFE; this comes from the coding sequence ATGATCGCCATCAAGGGTTTCAAACAAGGGCTGCTCGTCATCTTCAGCGGCCCATCCGATGAACCGTGGCTGACGCGGCTGCGCGAGCTCGAGGCCAAGTTGAGCGCAAACCCCGGATTCTTCAAGGGCGGCAGCGTGGCTTTCGACGTCAAGGGCGCGTCGCTTGACGAGGACGATCTGCGCCGCTCGATTGCGTTGCTGGAGTCGTACGAGGTCACTCTGTGGGCAGTGTTGTCGCAGGACGCGGCCACCTGCGCTCGCGTTCGGGCACTCGGGCTCGCCGACCGGCTGACGCCGCTGGAGCCGGTGGCCGTGCCCCTCCCTCCTCATGCGCATGACATCGCGCGGACGTCGGTCACGACGCCCTTACCTACTGTTGAGCCTCCTGCACGCGCCGCGCCCCCCGAGGAACACCCTACCGAGGGCACGGATGGACTGTTGGTCCGGCGGCGCGTGCGCTCCGGCCAAGTGCTGCGCCATCCGGGCCACATCGTCGTGATCGGCGACGTAAACCCAGGCGCACAACTGATTGCCGGTGGTGATATTATTGTATGGGGAAAGTTGCAAGGCTCGGCACATGCAGGCGCCTTGGGTGACGACCGCGCTGTGATTTGTGCGCTGGAGATGTCTCCCAGTTTCATTCGCATCGCCGACGCCACTCGCACCCCACGACTAGGCGAGCGACGCAGTCGCCCTAGAGCCGTCAGCGCCGAAATGGCGCGTATCGAAGATCAACAGATCGTCTTCGTGGCTTGGGACAAGGTCACTCGCATATTCGAATGA
- a CDS encoding site-determining protein, with protein MEEKVITVTSGKGGVGKTTTTANVGAALALLGKRVVVLDGDIGLRNLDIVMGLENRIVYDVVDYVEGRCRLRQALIRDKRAPELYLLPTAQTRDKTAINPDQMVQVCDELRKDFDYIIIDSPAGIEQGFQNALAPADRVLVVTNPEVSSVRDADRVIGLVEAQQKGPVQLIINRLIAARVKKQEMLSTQDIMDVLSTEIIGIVPEDEAILSSSNRGTPVVFNGKSPAAIAYRDIARRLIGEDVPLTPPQPTSWWQKLLGRAE; from the coding sequence ATGGAAGAGAAAGTGATCACCGTGACGTCGGGCAAAGGGGGCGTGGGCAAAACGACAACCACGGCCAATGTCGGCGCGGCTTTGGCGTTGCTCGGCAAAAGGGTTGTGGTGCTCGACGGCGACATTGGGCTGCGCAACCTGGACATCGTCATGGGCCTGGAGAACCGCATCGTGTACGACGTAGTGGATTACGTCGAGGGTCGCTGCCGGCTGCGCCAGGCGCTCATCCGCGACAAGCGCGCGCCGGAGTTGTATCTGCTGCCCACGGCACAGACGCGCGACAAAACCGCCATCAACCCCGACCAGATGGTGCAGGTGTGCGACGAGCTGCGCAAGGACTTCGACTACATCATCATTGACTCGCCGGCGGGCATCGAACAAGGCTTCCAGAACGCACTCGCGCCCGCCGACCGCGTGCTGGTGGTCACCAATCCCGAGGTGTCATCGGTGCGTGACGCAGATCGCGTCATCGGCCTGGTAGAAGCGCAACAGAAAGGGCCGGTGCAGTTGATTATCAACCGCTTGATTGCCGCGCGCGTCAAGAAGCAGGAGATGCTCTCGACGCAGGACATCATGGACGTGCTCTCCACCGAGATCATCGGCATCGTGCCGGAGGATGAAGCCATTCTGTCATCGTCCAACCGCGGCACGCCCGTCGTTTTCAACGGCAAGAGTCCGGCGGCGATTGCCTATCGCGACATCGCGCGCCGTCTGATCGGCGAGGACGTACCGCTCACCCCGCCACAACCTACGTCGTGGTGGCAAAAGTTGCTCGGCAGAGCGGAATGA
- a CDS encoding rod shape-determining protein RodA: MPDARLWRRYDWLLLTAVIALVAFGVAMIFSATRNEGNPAVERAWLDQAITAIVGLLVLMIFSVLDYTLLKNFAAPIYVGIVAALALVLVIGVERQEARRWFNLGGFDLQPGELAKLALTIVLAKLIADRQGRRSYLETIIVSGLLVAPCIFLILLQPNLSTALTIAFMWLVIIFVGGVERQHILIMIVAGLAIVLLVTQLPYFQTYQLRRIELLLGLVDEPGANYQSEQALIALGNGGLLGQGFLQGQQTQLRFFPVRHTDFIFSVIGEELGFVGCVIFMTLLAFVILRALRAAMIARDTFGRLLCTGIAATLFLQTYINLAMQVGLMPVTGVPLPFVSYARSSLVALMVAIGIVESVAMRYKKLEF, encoded by the coding sequence ATGCCGGACGCTAGACTGTGGCGGCGCTACGACTGGTTGCTGCTCACTGCCGTGATCGCGCTGGTCGCGTTTGGCGTCGCAATGATCTTCAGCGCCACGCGGAACGAAGGTAACCCTGCCGTCGAGCGCGCCTGGCTCGATCAGGCCATCACGGCCATCGTCGGCCTGCTGGTATTAATGATCTTCAGCGTCCTCGATTACACCTTGCTCAAGAATTTCGCCGCGCCGATATACGTCGGTATCGTCGCTGCGCTGGCGCTCGTGTTGGTGATCGGCGTCGAGCGACAGGAAGCGCGCCGCTGGTTCAACCTGGGCGGTTTCGACCTGCAACCCGGCGAGCTGGCCAAGCTAGCGCTCACGATCGTGCTGGCCAAGCTGATCGCCGACCGGCAAGGCCGCCGGTCATATCTTGAAACCATCATCGTCTCCGGCCTGCTCGTGGCGCCATGCATCTTCTTGATCCTTCTGCAGCCCAACCTGAGCACGGCGCTGACCATTGCCTTCATGTGGCTGGTCATCATTTTCGTCGGCGGCGTCGAGCGACAGCACATCCTGATCATGATCGTCGCCGGCCTGGCCATCGTGCTTCTAGTGACGCAGCTTCCCTACTTCCAGACCTATCAGCTCCGGCGCATCGAACTGCTGCTTGGGCTGGTGGACGAGCCAGGAGCGAACTACCAGAGCGAGCAGGCGCTGATCGCGCTCGGCAACGGTGGCCTGCTGGGACAGGGATTCTTACAAGGCCAGCAGACGCAGCTGCGCTTCTTCCCCGTCCGTCACACCGACTTCATTTTCTCGGTCATCGGCGAGGAACTAGGATTCGTAGGGTGTGTGATCTTCATGACGCTGCTGGCGTTCGTGATCCTGCGTGCGTTGCGAGCGGCAATGATCGCTCGCGATACTTTCGGGCGCTTGCTGTGCACCGGCATCGCTGCCACGCTGTTCTTGCAGACTTACATCAACCTGGCGATGCAAGTGGGTTTGATGCCGGTGACCGGCGTGCCGCTGCCGTTCGTCAGCTATGCGCGCAGCAGCCTGGTGGCATTGATGGTCGCCATCGGCATCGTGGAGAGCGTGGCCATGCGCTACAAGAAGCTGGAGTTCTAA
- a CDS encoding glycosyl transferase — protein sequence MTKRRVLFLTSPVGPLGSGEGGGVETNLMNLTPILARRGHKVAIVAPAGSVQPSPDVLVYQVEGKPPPYATTARRDAPIICQPDGVLERMWELAMRVQDEYDAIIGINYDWIAYYLTPFFKTPVGHIISIASTIDAVDEIIRERFYEYPNHFAVNTCAQAATFPFIDPCRMMSLYGGIDLAKYEFNPTPQNRISWVARISPEKGLEDAFAVAQRLRLPLDVCGKMQHPEYWNDCVARYPDVDVTYHGFLSQDALHRVVRDTKAMLMTPHWVEAFGNTCIEALAGGTPVIAYNEGGPSELVQDGVSGFLTPPRNIDALTEAVRRVDQLDRRNARKRAEQFSLERFADRYERFIEHVIYGDPQALVEWELQASHPHY from the coding sequence ATGACTAAGCGACGAGTGTTGTTTTTGACGAGTCCGGTAGGTCCGTTAGGATCGGGTGAGGGGGGCGGCGTCGAGACGAATCTGATGAATTTGACGCCCATTCTGGCGCGGCGAGGGCACAAGGTGGCCATCGTCGCGCCGGCGGGCAGCGTCCAGCCGTCGCCCGACGTGCTGGTGTATCAGGTCGAGGGCAAGCCGCCGCCCTACGCGACGACGGCGCGGCGCGATGCGCCGATCATCTGCCAGCCCGACGGCGTGCTGGAGCGCATGTGGGAGCTGGCCATGCGCGTCCAGGATGAATACGACGCGATCATCGGCATCAACTACGATTGGATTGCCTACTACCTCACGCCCTTCTTCAAGACGCCGGTCGGCCACATTATCAGCATCGCCTCCACGATTGACGCCGTGGACGAGATCATCCGCGAGCGGTTCTACGAGTATCCCAACCACTTCGCGGTGAACACGTGCGCGCAGGCGGCCACCTTCCCGTTCATTGACCCTTGCCGCATGATGTCGCTCTACGGCGGCATTGACTTGGCCAAGTACGAGTTCAACCCCACGCCGCAGAATCGCATCAGTTGGGTGGCGCGCATCTCGCCGGAGAAAGGGCTGGAAGATGCGTTCGCCGTGGCGCAGCGCCTGCGTTTGCCGCTCGACGTGTGCGGCAAGATGCAGCATCCGGAGTATTGGAACGACTGTGTCGCGCGCTATCCAGACGTGGACGTGACCTATCACGGCTTCCTGAGCCAGGATGCGTTGCACCGTGTGGTGCGCGATACGAAGGCGATGTTGATGACGCCGCACTGGGTCGAGGCCTTCGGCAACACGTGCATCGAGGCGCTGGCCGGCGGCACGCCGGTGATCGCCTACAACGAAGGCGGGCCGTCGGAGCTGGTGCAGGATGGTGTGAGCGGCTTCCTCACGCCGCCGCGCAACATAGATGCATTGACCGAGGCCGTGCGCCGGGTGGATCAACTAGATCGCCGGAACGCCCGCAAGCGCGCCGAGCAGTTTTCGCTGGAGCGCTTCGCCGATCGCTACGAGCGCTTCATCGAGCATGTGATCTATGGCGATCCGCAAGCGCTCGTCGAATGGGAGCTGCAGGCGTCGCACCCGCATTACTGA
- a CDS encoding beta-glucosidase, whose translation MHFPPDFKWGTATAAHQVEGNNTNNQWWQWEQTHERIMNGDSSGIACDWWNNAEADFDRMVALGLNAHRLSVEWSRIEPREGKFDSAALDRYRAMLLALRQRGIEPMVTLHHFTNPWWLEERRAWEDADVIVPLFRRFTEKVVHALGDLCDLWCTINEPNVYATMGYLSGGRMPPGLQNAALTAQVLRNMLIAHAAAYETLHEKQKLARVGLAHHMRHFQPMRPSNLLDTAIARALNSMFNQSIMDALVKGRWHWILNRGARTSARKLRGTLDWIGLNYYTRHRVAFDRTKRETFYSELLLYPQDVAMTDFNFGEVYPEGILIFARQLSRYKLPIYITENGLPDHDDDLRPAFLVQHLHTTWQAIQMCYDVRGYYHWSFVDNFEWSEGWRMKFGLVAMDTHTQERQFRRSALLYRDIIKAGAITSEIVGEYTPELFQTLYR comes from the coding sequence ATGCACTTCCCGCCCGACTTCAAATGGGGCACTGCGACCGCCGCCCACCAGGTGGAAGGCAACAACACGAACAACCAGTGGTGGCAATGGGAGCAGACGCACGAACGCATCATGAACGGCGACAGCTCCGGCATCGCCTGTGACTGGTGGAACAACGCCGAAGCAGACTTCGACCGCATGGTCGCGCTCGGTCTGAACGCGCATCGTTTGTCGGTGGAATGGAGCCGCATCGAACCGCGAGAGGGCAAGTTCGATTCCGCTGCGCTCGACCGCTACCGCGCCATGTTGCTTGCGCTACGACAGCGCGGCATCGAGCCGATGGTCACGCTGCACCACTTCACGAACCCTTGGTGGTTAGAGGAGCGCCGCGCCTGGGAAGATGCCGACGTGATCGTCCCACTCTTCCGGCGCTTCACCGAGAAAGTGGTGCACGCGCTGGGCGACCTGTGCGACCTGTGGTGCACGATCAACGAGCCGAACGTCTATGCCACCATGGGCTACCTGTCCGGCGGGCGCATGCCGCCCGGCCTGCAGAACGCCGCACTGACGGCTCAGGTGCTGCGTAATATGCTCATCGCGCATGCGGCCGCCTACGAAACGCTGCACGAAAAGCAAAAGCTGGCCCGCGTCGGCCTGGCCCATCACATGCGCCACTTCCAGCCCATGCGTCCCAGCAACCTGCTCGACACAGCAATTGCCCGCGCGCTGAACAGTATGTTCAACCAGAGCATCATGGATGCATTGGTAAAAGGTCGCTGGCATTGGATCCTCAATCGCGGCGCCCGGACAAGCGCGCGCAAACTGCGCGGTACGCTCGACTGGATCGGGCTGAACTATTACACGCGGCACCGCGTGGCGTTCGACCGCACCAAGCGCGAGACGTTCTACAGCGAGCTGCTGCTCTATCCGCAGGACGTGGCGATGACCGACTTCAACTTCGGCGAGGTGTATCCCGAGGGCATCCTGATCTTCGCCCGGCAGCTCAGCCGCTACAAGCTGCCGATCTACATCACGGAGAACGGGTTGCCGGATCACGACGACGACCTGCGGCCGGCCTTCCTTGTGCAGCACTTGCATACCACCTGGCAGGCCATTCAGATGTGCTACGACGTGCGCGGCTACTACCACTGGAGCTTCGTGGACAACTTCGAGTGGAGCGAAGGGTGGCGCATGAAGTTCGGGCTGGTGGCGATGGACACCCACACGCAAGAACGTCAATTCCGGCGCAGCGCCCTACTCTACCGCGACATCATCAAGGCCGGCGCGATCACCAGCGAGATCGTGGGCGAATACACGCCGGAACTGTTTCAGACGCTATACCGCTAA
- a CDS encoding aldolase — translation MSNTIRELIHATDNAIQMIAGKAQVRRDDSMLTMDLGVEVRDEASLRSKGIDALVNAAVFGTPAQQAAARWLIWETGQALGIRPASIHELYIARGRNALDHTFTTPAMNIRMMAYDTARAAIRAAIEGRVGAFIFEIARSEMTYTEQRPAEYTTVMIAAAIKEGYRGPLFIQGDHFQVNAKKYKTDADTELAALRKLIDEALAAGFYNIDIDTSTLVDLSKPTLDEQQHLNYELCALFSDYIRQRQPVGLIVSLGGEIGEVGQKNSDIHELRAFMSGYLRHIKHQPGISKISIQTGTSHGGVVLPDGSIADVNIDFDTLRELSTAAREEYGMGGAVQHGASTLPEEAFGKFVQAGAIEVHLATAFQQIAYANLPKALNDEITQWLFKHAADERKPGDTDEQFLHKVRKKATGPFKKELWSLPEADRARIRDALQQRFSMLFNRLGVERTKAMVESFVTVREVHKRPEDFGAAPAVVEDVRGLAD, via the coding sequence ATGTCCAATACAATTCGCGAATTGATCCATGCGACCGACAATGCAATCCAGATGATTGCGGGCAAGGCGCAGGTGCGGCGCGACGACTCCATGCTCACCATGGACCTAGGCGTAGAGGTGCGCGACGAAGCCAGCTTGCGCAGCAAGGGGATTGATGCTCTGGTGAATGCTGCGGTTTTTGGTACACCGGCGCAGCAGGCCGCAGCACGCTGGTTGATCTGGGAAACGGGACAGGCGCTGGGTATTCGCCCGGCGTCTATCCATGAGCTATACATTGCGCGTGGTCGCAACGCGCTCGATCACACCTTCACTACGCCGGCCATGAACATTCGTATGATGGCCTACGACACCGCGCGCGCTGCCATCCGCGCGGCTATCGAAGGGAGGGTCGGTGCATTCATCTTCGAGATCGCCCGCAGTGAGATGACCTATACCGAGCAGCGCCCGGCCGAGTACACCACCGTCATGATTGCCGCTGCCATCAAAGAGGGCTACCGTGGCCCGCTGTTCATCCAGGGTGATCACTTTCAGGTGAACGCTAAGAAGTACAAGACTGACGCCGACACCGAGCTGGCCGCTCTGCGCAAGCTGATTGACGAAGCGCTGGCTGCCGGCTTCTACAACATTGACATTGACACCTCTACGTTGGTGGACTTGAGCAAGCCGACGCTAGACGAACAGCAGCACCTGAACTATGAACTGTGTGCGCTGTTCAGCGACTACATCCGGCAGCGCCAGCCGGTCGGTTTGATCGTCTCGCTGGGCGGTGAGATCGGCGAAGTCGGCCAGAAGAACAGCGACATCCATGAGCTGCGCGCCTTCATGAGTGGTTACTTGCGCCATATCAAGCATCAGCCCGGCATCAGCAAGATCTCCATCCAGACCGGCACGTCGCACGGCGGGGTGGTGCTGCCCGATGGCTCGATCGCCGATGTGAACATTGACTTCGACACGTTGCGCGAACTTTCCACCGCTGCGCGCGAGGAATACGGCATGGGCGGCGCCGTGCAGCATGGTGCGAGCACGTTGCCCGAGGAGGCCTTCGGCAAGTTTGTGCAAGCCGGCGCGATCGAGGTGCACCTGGCCACCGCCTTCCAGCAGATCGCCTACGCCAACCTGCCCAAGGCGCTCAACGACGAGATCACGCAATGGTTGTTCAAGCACGCCGCCGACGAACGCAAACCGGGCGACACCGACGAGCAATTTCTACACAAGGTTCGCAAGAAGGCCACCGGCCCGTTCAAGAAGGAGCTCTGGTCATTGCCTGAGGCTGACCGCGCGCGGATACGCGATGCCTTGCAGCAGCGCTTCAGCATGCTGTTCAATCGGCTGGGTGTGGAGCGGACGAAGGCGATGGTGGAGAGCTTCGTGACAGTCCGTGAAGTGCACAAGCGCCCCGAGGATTTCGGCGCGGCACCGGCGGTGGTCGAAGACGTGCGCGGGTTGGCGGACTGA